The following proteins come from a genomic window of Deltaproteobacteria bacterium:
- a CDS encoding IS5/IS1182 family transposase, which yields MRGTDPRQEGMFSYVSPEARVPADHPLRAIRKMVNRALEGLTR from the coding sequence ATGAGAGGAACGGATCCGCGTCAGGAAGGGATGTTCAGTTATGTGTCTCCGGAAGCGCGAGTGCCAGCGGACCATCCATTGCGAGCGATACGGAAGATGGTGAACAGGGCGCTTGAAGGACTGACGCGGGA